The following is a genomic window from Bubalus bubalis isolate 160015118507 breed Murrah chromosome 6, NDDB_SH_1, whole genome shotgun sequence.
CCATCAAAAACATCAGAAGGTGAGAGAGAATCTACAGAAGGTTGAAAGAGAGCATGGACCTCCCCTTCATCAGATCCTATCTCTTCACATTCATCTACGGAAAGTAAAACagaccttttaaaacttttagttaCACGAAACtcatgactttcattttcagttgcATCTTCAAAAGCTAGATTAATTATCCCCTGAAACTGCTGAAGAGCTGGGTTAGATGTAGAGAAATTTTCTGCAACATTTTCAGCTTCAGACCTTTCATCTTCTGTTTCATCTGCTGAGGAAGAAACCTGATCTACCTCCTGTACAAACTGGACACTGCCCcgtggaatattttctttttccctaagaTGAACTATTGTAGATCGAGACCAAATTTCTGGCCTTTTCCTGGGAATCTCATCATCACTTGTTGAATTAACTTGGAAAAGATCACTACTaccttgctttttcattttcacttcaattCTTAAGTTgctatcatatatttttaattcttcaggAGTACTGGTATCACTGCTGCTCCTTCCAAGAAAATCATGGCACAGCATAGTGCCACATTTAGAAACCCCTCTGTCATTTGACCCATCATCATCCTGAGACCCTCCAGCATCATAGTCTTCAGATCTGGGCTTTATGTCATCAGAGGATGTTGTAACACTGCCACTGTCTGATTCAGGACTCTCTCTCTGATGCAGAACATTGGTACTCAAATTCCAGTGACTCATGAATGGTGCTTCTGGAGTTTCATGGCTCTCtgaagtttctgttgtttccatatctttagAATTTTTCCCTGATATTTGTTCCAAAAAACACTTGGAGGAAATATGTGACTCTACTGTAGCATGATTGTCTTCATTCATGGCAGAGTCATCAGACAACTGACTAGGAACTGTCTCTTCTTCTACATGAATTTTAGATTTTCTGTCATCTTGACCAGAATTTAAGGTACCATTTGTCTTTTCAGGAACCCAAGGTAATACATCTTTCACACATTTAATGCTTAATTTTTGGTTTGTATCTTTTCTCCCTACTTGCTTCTTCCTATCTGATTCTGAATGGAGTTGTTCTACGTGTGCTGAGTCTAAGTCACAAACGGGATTAGAGTTCAAAGAGTtttcttcaggatttgaaatcatGGATTTTAGAGCAGTGGTACTATAAAATTTTGGATCGACATTATCAGTCTCATCAGAATGACAAGGTATTTTAGCTGTGGTGTAGTGATCTATTTTTTTGTGGCCAGAAACATTTGTTTCACTTTTAACTGAACAGATCTGTTTTGATTCCAGttcatgttttattaatttatccaGATTTGAAATATTTTGGCATTCTAACAccaacttctctttttcttgattgtTCAGTGTCTTCTGTGAGTCGAGTATGCACGGTGACTGAAATGCTTCTGCATCACTGGTTTTGGCTGTGAGATTAGTTAGAGGTTCATGAGGCTTCTGTTCAGAAACACTGCCTTTGTTATTATTGTCACATACATCAAGAAACACACTTTTTTGGACAACAGATGGTTCGCTTTTTAAAGGTCTCTGAGAAGAAGGCAGAGTCTTCAGTATAACCTGTTCAGGAAGTGTTTTCGGTTTTGAATCTTTATTATTCAAATTTTCACCTCTTTTGGGTTGATTTGGGATTTTAGGCATTGTGACCTTTTTTGCACTAATCTTAGGCAAAGTTGTTTGTCCTTGCTTGACAATTTTTCTCTTAGGTGTCTGTTTATCTGTAGTTACACTGTGGTCCAATTTTGTCACATTTTCATCAGATTGCcttgaagaaactgaagatttTACTGAATTTGGTGATCCTTGGGatcctaagaaaagaaaattaaaaaatatatcttccaGTTTGTGAGTGAAATtcaatatggtttttaaaatcctttaaaagaaacaaaaagataacaTGATGAAATGGTAACATAAGATCAAATGGACAATTACAAATTAGGAGTTAGTgacttgataaaataaaaaatattttttactgcaAATATAGAGAACCTATTGCAGCATcttaagtaaaattattaaaataggcTCTCTCTTCTTCAAGCAAAGAGCATTGAATCTTATGCCAGAATTGGATTTGCATAAATATACGCAGGTAGAAAAATCTGGTTTTCTTATGCCAAGAGAGTAATAAGGGTCTTCCCTTTGAAATTCTAGGGGCGGAAAATAGACTGTTCCACACAGTTGAAAAGGAGAAtcaaactaaatataaaatagaaatgttgAAACTGTTGCAATTTTTTCTTCgaacagtaaaaaaataatttatttctcataaccAGATCATTATTATAGCTCATTAGGGTTAACAACTTAGATCTGCAGTTGAAACTAAAGCTGGTTACTGGAAGGAAAGAGGATTGATTTTGAGAATTCACTTGTTTATAATGGTTGAAGTTCTAGAGATGATATTTTGAGCATTTAAAACTGTCAAACAGAATTACcaaatctttttaaatgtttaatttttatctgtTATTAGAATATGAACAATTTTTCTctggcttattttaaaatttactttcagTATTAATTCATTACCTACATCAGAACTGTGTTTAGCATTTTACAAACTTCTCTTACATATGTGAATGCTTAATGCATAAagcaaactaatttttaaaatctgttattaTATTAGCAAATTATGCAATCTGATCagtattcttctctttcttagaACATGGAAAACAACAGGCACAGCACAGAGTCTAGAGAGAAAATTCTTCCTTCCTATGTATGACAGCTCTCTAGACTGTACCATTAGTTTTTAAAGAGCTCTTTAGTGTTGGCTTTGCAGATGGAATTCTTAGAGTTATCAGGGAAGCTTTGAAGAAATACAAGCATAATATACAGAAGGACCAGAAATGCAGATAGCCTAGTGACTCCCTTAATATgattttcacaaaagaaaataaagagtaaacTTATACCCCAAAATACTAAAATACTTGTCTGAAAAGTGGAAGAATAAAATCTTGTCTCTGAAGTATGAAATGAATGTAAAATGAGTGAAGTCATGTTATATTTTGCTTATCTGTTGCTGAAGTTCCAGAATCAGAGTTCTGCTTATTCCATTTAAACAAAGAAGTAAAACCTAGGAGTATTTCAACTTTACCTTGAGTTTTAGGAAGATTAGCTGTGGCATTCTTTGTCCTCTGCGGAGCTGTAGCACatccattgccatttcctctttttttaaaaattgcctgtGGTACTGGATCACTGTATCCTTTGCTGGTGATCTTCTTTAGCACactaagaaaaattatttgtgttCAGTATTACACTGAGACtctgaaacataattttttaaaagacctatGCATGAAATATAGTTtttcacaacactgtaaatcaattaaacatcaattaaaaaaaaaagcaaaaagaaaaatactttttctcaaagaagtaaaaaatatctcttttctgaaaatagaaaaagtcATATGTTTGTAAGTGTTTAAGTTTATAAAACTGTAGCTCAATTATGGGAAAGCAATGCATAATTAGGTGCCACAAGGATACATTATTCTTCTATCATTTTGTATAATAAGTTTTAAAGTatcattatgtaaatatattaagttttctaaggaaaaatattttaacaatatttagcTAGAAGTTAGTATATGATTGACTTCCAGAGAAAGCTAATGTCTAGGTAAAATAATGAAGACTTACCTGTTATGTGTATTAGATTCCTGTTCATGAGTGCTTTTTTTATTGGAAATTCCATTGGTATCTTTTGAAACAGGTCGAGATTTCATTGCTGTAAATGAAGATGAGTGAGTCATGAGATTGAACAGTAACTATGTAATAATTATGTATAAATTCACTGGTCATAcaatatacacaaaattaaatgTTAGAATGAGAAAAACTTTTTCCTCAGTTTGCATAAATATATGTAACTAAATTCTTTTTGGCATTTGAAACTAAATAAAAGTATCAGAGTGCTAAAACTCACCTACAGTGGAAGTTTTGATACCTTCTACACTGTTTTTCACAGTCTGTCCTCGAGAGTCACAAGAGGAAGGTTTATGACCAGGAAGCTTCTCTTTCATTGACCCATTTTCTTTTGGTTCATCTAGAGAGTCAGTGGAAGTCAGTAATTCCATACTTGAATTTGTAGATCTGCTGGAGGGACCTGCAATTCGGAGGTGTGGAGAATCTTTGCCTGTCACTTTCTTCAAAGGCTTTGCTTTGGCTTGCACATTTAAATTTCCAGTGAGTACCTTGGGTCTGGCACCTGTAATTTGCTCTTCCTGATTTCTCACTCCTTTTCCATTTCCTGAATTTTTCTGttcatttgctgctgctgttgctgatcTTTCCACAGCTTGTCTAGGTGACAGGTTTGTTGACTTTGCATTATCACTGTTTTCCGTTTTGGGCTTTATGATAGCTTTGGGCtttccagaaacatttttttccacagtttttAGTTCTTTTGTACTCTTGGATGCTGGTTTTGGATCCTTTTCCTTTAAATCATCATGcttcaaagttttatttatagAATTTCTATTAGTACTTGATGAATGTCCAGAGGCTCCTAATCCATCAGATTTCATCTTCTGATGAGCAGAGAGATAACTCAGACACTCTTTCTTGTTACTTCCTCCAGCGGATTTGTTTTTTATAGCACCACAGTCAGAAACCTGTTTTCTttgctacaaaaaagaaaaaaaaatactttgtattttGCCAAGTCTTTGACATGTAATGCTTTATGTTTCAATAGCCagtttttcaaagaggaaaaagccGCAAAATTCACATTATGATTTAGGGCCACTTAAAACTTGAATTATCTTGGATCACTTAAATGTGTCTTTGATCACCTTACCTTAATCAAATCTGAAATGCAACAAACAACAATTAATAGgaaattctacttttaaaaaggcATACTATTTAACTTTATGAAATTATGGTAGAGATGAACACTTAATGGTATTAGGATGCCTTGGGTAAACGATAGTATCCCACATTTTTTGAAAGCCCACTCCCAGGTTTTGTGCTAAAATGCTTTTCATATATCATCTCACGTATTCCTCACAACAATTCTGTAAGATATCTCCTGCTGCTATCTCCATTTCTTAGACAAGAAACCAGGGGTTAAAGCAGGTATGGAATTTACCCAaggccatgggcttcccaggtgatgctagtggtaaagaacccacctgccaatgcaggagatgtaagagacaagggttcagtatccgggtcaggaagatctcctggaggagggcacggcagcccgctccagtattcttgcctggaaaatcccatggacagagaagcctagcaggctataatccatagggtcgcaaataatcagacatgactgaagcaacttagcactcacatgcatgcacatgatgAAAAGGGACTGAACTAGGACTTGAGCTCAAGATTTACTGCTTTAAGCAGGTAGTCATTATATGGTAAACTCTGAGGGACATCATAATGATTTTTCACCAAAAATTCTCTCTTCAATCCTATTTACCAAATGCCAGAAACTTTATCACTGAATATTTAGTCCTCTGGAGGAAAGGGCCAGAGGGAAACTTCTGGGAAATAACACATTGACATTTGAAAAGTTTGGTTTTGGGGCaggggaaaagcaaaaaaaaaaaaccccaaacccatAAACATCGCCCACAGCATCTTAATACAGTATTGGTtgtctggagaaaagaaaaggggtcctaaaaacaaatgaaataggtaaaaagaggaaaatagaagGGCACTAAAGACAATTCATCTACTTTATCATTTTGGTTAGAACCAACCTTGTATGGAAGTGAATAACTGGTATGaattatagaataaaattttaagaatatattgccattttttatgtaaatacttcccccccttcattggaaggctgTTATGAAATTGTAGAGGTGTGAGGCAGAACCTGTGTTGTCTTCTTTGATCCCTTAGCACCAGGCACCTCACACACTGGGTACTCAAAGAACGTGTGATGATGGTTATCTACCTGGAGCATATATTGATATACAGTTCAAGTTCTAGTTATTTCTAAATATAGAAAACTTCTATTTACAATGGAAATTTGTTTAAGATAGAAATAACATAGGTAAGTGTGTGTTTATgttcatatacacatacatatatacataaataataaataagctaGTTAAGTTTAGCAAAAAGCAAGGTATAAAGAATTATTAGATTCTTATTCTAACTTTgcttcaaaatgaagaaaaaaatctcagatatTTAAGAACTCATTATTAACGTCTCTGGGCCTTGAATTATGCATATTTAGGGGTACAAACTGGTCCCATTCAGTGGAGTGTACTAGGATTCTGTGTAATACTTGTAAAGTTCAAATAGGCTTGGTCCtcgattttgttttcttgatcaAATCTtagctcaaaaaataaatttctctatttttaatactTAAGACCAGGAAGACTCTGATGTTAGACCTCTTCCCACCTTTAAAACTAATCTTACATAATTTACTCTATCCTGGagtctatttattttaaagtatttatatagtatatggagtaggtggctgcgcgggcacaggagggccgagaggagctactccacgttcaaggtcaggaggggcagcggtgaggagataccccttgtccaaggtaaggagcagtggctgtgctttgctggagcagctgtgaagagacaccccacgtccaaggtacgggaaacccaagtaagacggtaggtattgcgagagggcatcagagggcagacacactgaaaccataatcacagaaaactagtcaacctaatcacatggaccacagccttgtctaactcaatgaaactaaaccatgccctgtggggccgcccaagacgggcgggtcatggtggagaggtctgacagaatatggtccactgcagaatggaatggcaaaccacttcagtattcttgccttgagaaccccatgagcagtatgaaaaggcaaaatgataggatactgaaagaggaactccccaggtcagtaggtgcccaatatgctactggagatcagtggagaaataactccagaaagaatgaagggatggagccaaaagcaaaaacaatacccagctgtagatgtgactggtgatagaagcaaggtccgatgctgtacagagcaatattgcataggaacctggaatgttaggtccataaatcaaggcaaattggaagtggtcaaacaggagatggcaagagtgaatgtcgacattctaggaatcagagaactaagatggactggaatgggtgaatttaactcagatgaccattatatctactactgcgggcaggaatccctcagaagaaatggagtagccattatggtcaacgaaagagtccgaaatgcagtacttggatgcaatctcaaaaatgacagaatgatctctgttcgtttccaagacaaaccattcaatatcacagtaatccaagtttatgccccaaccagtaatgctgaagaagctgaagttgaacagttcagtgaagacctacaagaccttttagaactaacacccaaaaaagatgtccttttcattatgggggactggagtgcaaaagtaggaagtcaagaaacacctggagtaacaggcaaatttggccttgaaatacagaatgaagcagggcaaaggctaatagagttttgccaagagatcgcactggtcatagcaaataccatcttccaacaacacaagagaagactacacatggacatcaccacatggtcaacactgaaatcagattgattatattctttgcagccaaagatggagaagctctatacagtcagcaaaaacaagactgggagctgactgtggctcagatcatgaactccttttgccaaattcagacttaaattgaagaaagtagggaaaaccactagaccattcagttcagttcagtcactcagttgtgtccgtctctttgcgaccccatgaatcgcagcacgccaggcctccctgtccatcaccaactcccggagttcactcagactcatgtccattgagtcagtgatgccatccagccatctcatcctctgtcatccccttctcctcctgcccccaatccctcccagcatcagagtcttttcatgacctaaatcaaatcccttatgattatacagtggaagtgagaaatagatttaagggactagctctgatacacagagtgcctgatgaactatggactgaggttcacgacattgtacaggagacagggatcaagaccattcccatggaaaagaaatgcaaaaaagcaaaatggctgtctgggaaggccttacaaatagctgtgaaaagaagggaagcgaaaagcaaaggagaaaaagaaagatataagcatctgaatgcagagttccaaagaatagcaagaagagataagaaagccttcttcagcaatcatcgcaaagaaatagaggaaaacaacagaatgggagagactagagatctcttcaagaaaattagagataccaaggaaacatttcatgcaaagataggctcgataaaggacagaaatggtatggacctaacagaagcaggagatattaagaagacatggcaagaatacacagaagaactgtacaaaaaagatcttcatgaccaagataatcacgatggtgtgatcactgacctagagccagacatcctgaaatgtgaagtcaagtgggccttagaaagcatcactacgaacaaagctagtggaggtgatggaattccagttgagctatttcaaatcctgaaagatgatggtgtgaaagtgctatactcaatatgccagcaaatttggaaaacttagcaatggccacaggactggaaaaggtcagttttcattccaatcccaaagaaaggcaatgccaaagaatgctcaaactaccacacaattgcactcatctcacatgctagtaatgctcaaaattctccaagcaggcttcagcaatatgtgaactgtgaacttcttgatgttcaagctggttttagaaaaggcagaggaatcagacatcaaattgccaacatctgctggattatcgaaaaagcaagagttccagaaaaacatctattctgcttcactgactatgccaaagcctttgactgtgtggatcacaataaactgtggaaaattctgaaagagatgggcataccagaccacctgacctgcttcttgagaaacctatatgcaggccaggaagcaacagttagaactggacatggaacaacagactggttccaaataggaaaaggagtacgtcaaggctgtatattgccaccctgcttatttaacttatacgcagagtacatcatgagaaacgctgggctggaggaagcacaagctggaatcaagattgctaggagaaatatcaataacctcagatatgcagatgacaccacccttatggcagaaagtgaagaggaactaaaaaacctcctgatgaaagtgaaagaggagagcgaaaaagttggcttaaagctcaacattcagaaaacgaagatcatggcatctggtcccatcacttcatggcaaatagatggggaaacagtggaaacagtgtcagactttattttttagggctccaaaatcactgcagatggtgactgcagccatgaaattagaagacgcttactccttggaaggaaagttatgaccaccctagacagcatattccaaaccagagacattactttgccaacaaaggtccatctagtcaaggctatggtttttccagtggtcgtgtatggatgtgagagttggactgtgaaaaaagctgagtgctgaagaattgatgcttttgaactgtggtgttgcagaagactcttgagagtcccttggactgcaaggagatccaaccagtccatcctaaaggagaccagtcctgggtgttctttggaaggaatgatgctaaagctgaaactccagtactttggccacctcatgtgaagagttgactcactggtaaagactctgatgctgggaggggttgggggcaggaggagaaggggtcgacagaggatgagatggctggatggaatcaccgactcgatggatgtgagtctgagtgaactctgggggctggtgatggacagggaggcctggcgtgctgcgattcatggggtcgcaaagagtgggacactactgagcgactgaactgaactgaactgatagtgctTTAGAAATTTCAGCATTAACATTACATGGTGAGAATTCAATGTATATGCATTTTTAGACAATCTGTGATTTATATCTACAAAGTTTACATATGTTTCTTATATACAATTGACCAATTAGGAATGTTCACCACATGATAAAGAAGAAGAGTAACCCTCTAAAGCCTTCCTCTTAGACACACTTTCAGGTCTAGTACATTCCTTTACATTGTTTTTACtagattttaactttttaaatgatggaGCTAGTATGTTATGAAATAGACTTTGGGAAATAGTCCTAGGAGGACTTTTTGTACTAGCAAAAAGCTCCGGTGTCCCACAGTTTTTCACCCAAGACATTTGGAGCTTGACCTCTGCCACAGCCATGAGAGCTACTGGTTGTGGCTTGAAGCTGTATGAGTTCCTATCTACTAGCCGATAAGGCAGAGAAGATTCCCTATTCCATTCTTGCAAGGGCAATATATTCTTTGCATTTCAAACTGGAACTCTCAGTGTATGTCTCCATATCATTGGAATGCATGTCTAGGTTAGTATAATTTTGTACTTCACATATATTAAGTTAGCTAGACTGAAACTCTAACCATCattaataatgtgtgtgtgtatgtgtgtgtatgagtgctgctgctgctgctaagtgacttcagtcgtgtccgactctgtgtgaccccatagacggcagcccaccaggctcccccgtccctgggattctccaggcaagaacactggagtgggttgccatttccttctccaatgcatgcaagtgaaaagtgaaagtgaattcgctcagtcgtgtcggactcttcgcgaccccatggactgcagcccaccaggctcctccgtccatggattttccaggcaagagtactggagtgggtgccattgccttctccggtgtgtatgtgtaaatgtgctaaaaaaacaaataatataaaacttaccatcttaattatttttaagtgggtAGTACAGTCAGGTTGACTATATATGCCTTGCTGTGCAACAAACCTCTAGAACTTTTTcaccttgcaaaactgaaacttaaTCCTCATTGAACAATTATTCCCCTTTGCCTTGTCTCCCCAgaccctggcagccaccattctactttgtttttaagagtttgactattttggttagcgacttagcagcagcagcagcatgtaagtACACCAAGTAACTTTTAAAGTGAACACAACTGTACTCTTGATGTTAATTGCCTTTTGCACACCAAAAATACCTTATGTGGATTAAAATCTTAGTTTAGAGAAAACTGGGACAACTAAAATCTTCTTTTTAAGAAGTAGGTTAATTAGAAAAATAGACATGGAAATGGATTTAGAATTCTGGACAATTTCTGATCTGGAATAGTTCCACTATGCTAGTTGCCAAAAAGgttttcaaggaaataaaaaaggtaGACAATATTTCACTTCCCATGTCAACTGGATATAAAAAATGCAtatcacttaaaaatttaaaactgttaacttgatttaaaaaagagtcaaaattatTTCCATCCAGGAACAGCTTTagttaatgaataaattttaaaaaattattctgaaaatataaaataataaaatttaaattatttttcatctggGCTTATAAAACTGTAAAAGTTTACCTGAGAGCTACTGAATATAGGCTTTTTGCCAAGTCTTCGGTCATCACCTTTGTCAAATGCAGCTGTAGGGGAAAaatagcaatttatttttataggaaGCACTCTTATTACCATAGAAGTAAAGGGATAATAATATATCAGCAGGAAATGCTATATTTTGatggaaataacttttaaaaagctgaaacaaTCTAATACACTAAATAACTATCTGCTTTAGAAGTTAtcttaaagaaatttattttgaatcttATTTTCTTGTTCCTATGGattttatgttattaaaattaatacatgAGAAACATATAGCCTTGTGGAAAAGATTTGTACATTTACAAAAACCTAGAATTTTCTCAAGGTGTGAAATTTTAGAGATAACTTCCTTTTAGCTggttttccaaattaaaaaactaCAGATTGTGgcaaatgtaatattttatgaactattaaatatgagaaaatttctatcctaaaaatataaaaacacttaaaattttctaattttgcaGGTATGTCAGGAGGAAAgagtaaagagaaaaaacatggttttgttgaaaataaaacataagacaATCCTTAAActttatatcattctttttagaattacataaaaattcattttataggTTTAAGTTTATATGGGAATTATTGGGGAACTCAGTTGATATTctttaaataagaatttaaatgaCGTCGGGGAAAAATATAGGAATAATGATACAAGAGCTATAAATATAGTTTAGCTAAtggattttttccttttgaaggTTATGtagctttaaaatacattttgaagagatatatataatttccaaatttatttttattaaaacagctgatgaaaaatacattaaattatcTGTAATTCTACCATACACCTTCTACTATCTCTGTTCTATAGGAATTATGTTATAAGACAAAGCAGGTTCCTAGAAATAGCATTACAAGGACTGGTTTGTGGTCAGCAAATGACTGCACAAAAATATACAGGTAGAAATTAATTCAAGATTTCTCCCAAAGATCAGTAACTCAAACTAGAACATAAGAAATGTTATAAAAAAGAGAACCCAGAATTACTC
Proteins encoded in this region:
- the BTBD8 gene encoding BTB/POZ domain-containing protein 8 isoform X3 encodes the protein MARCGEDSAPPGVPLGSPGVCSKGLQRKGPCERRRLKAMVSEQLSQDLLRLLREEVHTDVTFSIGCTLFKAHKAVLLARVPDFYFHTVGHTDNLKNHEHVAVENFEASEFRTFLQIVYSSNRNIKSYEEEILRKKIVESGVPQKKCDFSVGNCTDNDRRLSVEFLSKRSSDHSLLKHEIPKDINSKEENVISTDIYDLEPASELGEDLLKLYVKHCCPDIDIYVDGKSFKAHRAILSARSSYFAAMLSGCWAESSQECITLQSISHIEMNVMMHFIYGGTLDFPVKANVGQILNMADMYGLEGLKEVAIYILRRDYCNFFQKPVSRRLASILECLIIAHSVGVESLFADCMKWIVKHFARFWSERSFANVPPEIQKSCFNMLIHSLNDKNAAFLLMESDRLIVSLPRVKWTESALIMASQLQEECIAFIIENFSKIIQSENFALLLQGFTCKIQALRDKLWIFLVQSFYAVRHTESWKLMSTDDQQKIQAAAFDKGDDRRLGKKPIFSSSQQRKQVSDCGAIKNKSAGGSNKKECLSYLSAHQKMKSDGLGASGHSSSTNRNSINKTLKHDDLKEKDPKPASKSTKELKTVEKNVSGKPKAIIKPKTENSDNAKSTNLSPRQAVERSATAAANEQKNSGNGKGVRNQEEQITGARPKVLTGNLNVQAKAKPLKKVTGKDSPHLRIAGPSSRSTNSSMELLTSTDSLDEPKENGSMKEKLPGHKPSSCDSRGQTVKNSVEGIKTSTVAMKSRPVSKDTNGISNKKSTHEQESNTHNSVLKKITSKGYSDPVPQAIFKKRGNGNGCATAPQRTKNATANLPKTQGSQGSPNSVKSSVSSRQSDENVTKLDHSVTTDKQTPKRKIVKQGQTTLPKISAKKVTMPKIPNQPKRGENLNNKDSKPKTLPEQVILKTLPSSQRPLKSEPSVVQKSVFLDVCDNNNKGSVSEQKPHEPLTNLTAKTSDAEAFQSPCILDSQKTLNNQEKEKLVLECQNISNLDKLIKHELESKQICSVKSETNVSGHKKIDHYTTAKIPCHSDETDNVDPKFYSTTALKSMISNPEENSLNSNPVCDLDSAHVEQLHSESDRKKQVGRKDTNQKLSIKCVKDVLPWVPEKTNGTLNSGQDDRKSKIHVEEETVPSQLSDDSAMNEDNHATVESHISSKCFLEQISGKNSKDMETTETSESHETPEAPFMSHWNLSTNVLHQRESPESDSGSVTTSSDDIKPRSEDYDAGGSQDDDGSNDRGVSKCGTMLCHDFLGRSSSDTSTPEELKIYDSNLRIEVKMKKQGSSDLFQVNSTSDDEIPRKRPEIWSRSTIVHLREKENIPRGSVQFVQEVDQVSSSADETEDERSEAENVAENFSTSNPALQQFQGIINLAFEDATENESHEFRVTKSFKRSVLLSVDECEEIGSDEGEVHALFQPSVDSLSPSDVFDGISHEHHGRTCYSRYSQRSEGSVLECRQKKSNSIYKNKSSPLSLSSIDSSRKDKQSASATEKKGTTDVLSKGGIQLPPGDKVCSGSNVDNDFETHSKFSDSDIKSQERPCHLELHQRESNSDIPKNSFTKSLDSCRSQVLPQEGQVKESHSTATEKANIALSAGDIDGCDTVAQIYMYDHRPSKTLSPIYEMDVTEAFEQKMESETQVTDMDFEDEQHFAKQDWTLLKQLLSEQDSNLNITNSVPEDLNLAQYLINQTLLLARDSSKPQGKAHVDTLNRWSELTSPFDDSSASITMASFSSEECSPQGEWTILELETQH